The following coding sequences lie in one Saimiri boliviensis isolate mSaiBol1 chromosome 6, mSaiBol1.pri, whole genome shotgun sequence genomic window:
- the LOC101036450 gene encoding histone H3.3A-like has product MARTKQTARKSTGGKAPRKQLATKAARKSAPSTGGVKKPHRYRPGTVALREIRRYQKSTELLIRKLPFQRLVREIAQDFKTDLRFQSAAISALQEASEAYLVGLFEDTNLCAIHAKRVTIMPKDIQLARRIRGERA; this is encoded by the coding sequence ATGGCTCGTACAAAGCAGACTGCCCGCAAATCTACCGGTGGTAAAGCACCCAGGAAGCAACTGGCTACAAAAGCCGCTCGCAAGAGTGCGCCCTCTACTGGAGGGGTGAAGAAACCTCATCGTTACAGGCCTGGTACTGTGGCACTCCGTGAAATTAGACGTTATCAGAAGTCCACTGAACTTCTGATTCGCAAACTTCCCTTCCAGCGTCTGGTGCGAGAAATTGCTCAGGACTTTAAAACAGATCTGCGCTTCCAGAGCGCAGCTATCAGTGCTTTGCAGGAGGCAAGTGAGGCCTATCTGGTGGGCCTTTTTGAAGACACCAACCTTTGTGCTATTCATGCCAAACGTGTAACAATTATGCCAAAAGACATCCAGCTAGCACGCCGCATACGTGGAGAGCGTGCTTAA